The following proteins come from a genomic window of Gossypium raimondii isolate GPD5lz chromosome 5, ASM2569854v1, whole genome shotgun sequence:
- the LOC105766994 gene encoding agamous-like MADS-box protein AGL62: protein MIENDDDQLITFLKRKPFTFDHPSIESIANRFLNGNIPVIDDAHALIEAHRMVRINKVIQLYNEVHSQMDASNETQKVLTQQVTSGTNSNRWWETPLDQLNPRELYE from the exons atgattgaaaatgatgatgatcAGTTGATCACATTCTTGAAAC GAAAACCTTTTACATTTGATCACCCTTCTATCGAATCTATTGCTAACCGCTTTTTAAACGGAAACATACCTGTGATTGACGACGCTCACGCTCTTATTGAGGCTCACCGTATGGTAAGAATCAATAAGGTAATCCAGCTTTACAATGAGGTGCACAGCCAAATGGATGCATCAAATGAGACACAAAAGGTGCTTACTCAACAGGTCACAAGTGGGACAAATTCTAATCGTTGGTGGGAAACTCCCCTTGATCAACTTAACCCAAGGGAGCTCTATGAATGA